The sequence CCTGCTCGGCGAAGCACTGTCCACAGGCGCCTCGCTGGATCTGATCCGGAAGCTGAAGGTGACGCCATGACGATCGACAAGCCGCACTGGCGCACATCCAGCCGCTCGACAGACTCCGGCGGCAACTGCGTCGAGGTGGCGGACAACCTGCCCGTGGTGCTGGTGAGGGACAGCAAGGACCGCTCCGGCCCAACCCTCACCTTCGCCCCCGACGCCTGGCGCGCGTTCGTCGCGCACGCCCGCTCCGGTCGCGCCGACTGAGGCTGACCCGTCCGGTCCGGCGCTGACCGCATGATCCGCACCGCCTTGCGGCGTGTCGAGGTATCCACGGCGCGGGACACCGCGACGCGCCGCAACGCGTCAGGCGCTCGCCATCTCGCCGGAACGGCACCCTCGCCCGGACGGCCTATCGTGCCGGGCATGGCCTTCGTGACGCCGCCGCAGCTCGCCCAGTCCCGGTCCGTCGGTGCCGACTCGATCCTCCGGGGCGAGGTCGACCTGCGCGCCTACCCGTTCCGGCACCTGGCCGTCTCGGCCCGGCCCGGATTCATGGGCAACAGCGTCACCCAGCTCATGGAGGCCGTCGAGCACCTGTCGAACTACGGCTGGGAGCTGGTCAACGTCGCCTCGGTCACCGGCAGCCACTTCCTCTACGCCTTCCTGCGCCGGGTCTGACCCCGCGCTCGATCCACGCGCCGGGTCGCGGTGTCCGTCAGGCCGGACACCGCGACATGCCGCACCCGGTGGCCCCGGCCGAGGCGGGGGGCTCAGGTCGTACCCCCGTCGGTCGGATCGTCGGCGGCCAGCGAGCGACGGGCGGCGGCCAGCACCTCCGGGTCCGCGCAGCCGGCGGCGTAGCCGGCGATCCGGCGGCGGATGTCCCGGGTGAGCAGCCAGACGCCGACCCGGTCGGCGACCGGCCGCAGGAACGCCGGCCGGCAGCGGAAGCTGTACCGCCAGGTGGCGACGGTGTGGCCCGGCTCTTCAGCAGGTGCGAACCGCCAGCCGCCGGCGAACATCTCGAAGAACCACGGCCCGCGCACCATCTTCATGCCGACGTTCCTCGGCGGCGCGAACGAGACGTACTCGCTGACCATGACCAGGCCGTGGCGGGAGCGGGTGAAGGTCCGCACCCCCTTGCCGGGGCGGGTCGCCCCGTCGGTGAAGTGCTGCTCCCGGACGAACGGGTCCCACCGGTAGCGCACCGGCGCGGTGGTCTGCGACACCGCGAAGGCCAGCTCGGGCGGGACCGGGACGGTCGCCACCGCCTCGACGACCGGCATCAGCGGCGCGGGGTGACGGTGGCCAGCAGCTCCGGCATCCGCCGGTCCAGCACGTCCCCGGCCAGGTACGAGCCGAGCAGCGCCGCCCCCAGCCCGTACGCCAGGCCGAGGGGCAGGGCCAGCCAGAGCCAGGCGTCCCCGAGCAGCGCCGCGGCCACCACCATCGGTACCGCGGCGGCCGCCGAGGCGACCATGGACAGCAGGGTGAGGAAGCTCTTCGCCACCCCCGCCCCGGTGTTCATCGCGAACGGGTTGCTCGTCTCCGGCAGCGAGTACGCCCCGAGCACCGACACGAACCCGTTGATCGCCAACCCGGCCCCGTACGCGGCGAGCAGCGCGCCCCCGGCCACCCCGATCCAGCCGGGCTCGCCCACCACCAGCGCGATCACCACCGACACCACGCCCAGCATCGGCACCACGTACACCGAGAAGGCCGTCATCCGGGCGCGCAGCTCCAGCCGACCGGGCACCCCGGCCACCACGTTCGCCGCGTACGCGCTGCCGTCGAAGCCGAACTGGTTGGCCAGGGTGACCGAGGCGAGCACCCCGACGAAGAGCATCGACAGGCTGAGCAGGACCGGCGACGAGTCGCCGGCGGTGAAATCCGGGCCGTCCTCGGCGGCGAACTGCGGGCCGCCGAGGTTCACCATCACCGGCACGAAGACCCCGACCACCGCGATGGTGATCAGGTTGGCCCGGCGCCGGGCGTCCCGCCACCAGTAGCGCGCCTCCCGGGAGACCAGCGCGCCGAACCGGTCCCGGCGCGTCCAGGCCAGCGCCCGGGGGAAGAGTTGCGCGACGACCCCGCCCGCCGGCCCGCGCCGGCCCTTGGCCGGAGCGGCGCTGGCCGCGCCGACCATCGCCGACTCCAGCGACCGCGACCACCACAGCAGCAGCAGGCCGATGGTCACCGCCGTGATCAGCAACTTCACCGGTACGGCCCAGGCCCGCCCCTCGGCCACGTCCACGCCGACCGTCCAGGGCGCGCCGAACGGGGTCCAGCCCACCACCTCCGCCACCCCGGTCAGCCGGTCCCAGTCGGCCTCCCGCACCGCCGCCAGCACCGCGATCTGCAACGGCCCGAGCAGGGCGGCGACCACCGCGAGCAGCACGGCGGCCAGGTCGCGTACCCGGCGGGACCGCAGCATGGTGGCGAACGCGCTGGTCACCGCGCGGCTTGCGGCGACGCAGAGCAGCAGCCCCGCGACCACCCCGACGGCCGCGACCAGCCCGGCCGGCCACCCGCCCAGCGCGGCGGCGGTGACCACCAGCCCGGAGACGGCGAGCAGCACCGCGAGCACCGGGACGCTGACCAGCGCCGCCCCGAACAGCCCGGCGACCAGGGTGCGGCGGGGCAGTGGCAGCAGCGCGAACCGGGCCGGGTCCAGGGTCTCGTCCACGCCGAAGAAGACCAGTGGCAGCAGCAGCCAGCCGAGTACCAGCAGCCCACCGCCGAACGCGGCGGTCAGCAGCGCGTACCGCGGCTCGCCGGCGAAGCCCGGCGCGGCCAGCGCCAGGAAACCACTGGCGGCGAACCAGAGGCCGACCAGGACGCCGATCACGAAAATCGCGATCCGCCAGCCCTGACCCCGGAAGTTGTTGCCCATCACCCGCAGCTTGAGCCGGACGAAGTGCCGGGCGGAGACCCGCCGGACCGGTTCGGCCGGGACGGTCACCGCGACAGCCACGACAGTTCCTCACCGGTCGCGGTGCGGCCACCGACCACCTCGACGAAGACCTCCTCCAGGGACCGGTCCCCGCGCACCTCGTCCAGGGTGCCGACCCGCTTGATGGTGCCGTCGGCGAGGATCGCCACGTGCGAGCAGAGCCGCTCGACGACCTCCATGACGTGGCTGGAGAAGACCACCGTGCCGCCGCCGGAGACGTACCGCTGGAGGA comes from Micromonospora purpureochromogenes and encodes:
- a CDS encoding SRPBCC family protein; this encodes MPVVEAVATVPVPPELAFAVSQTTAPVRYRWDPFVREQHFTDGATRPGKGVRTFTRSRHGLVMVSEYVSFAPPRNVGMKMVRGPWFFEMFAGGWRFAPAEEPGHTVATWRYSFRCRPAFLRPVADRVGVWLLTRDIRRRIAGYAAGCADPEVLAAARRSLAADDPTDGGTT
- a CDS encoding DUF397 domain-containing protein: MTIDKPHWRTSSRSTDSGGNCVEVADNLPVVLVRDSKDRSGPTLTFAPDAWRAFVAHARSGRAD
- a CDS encoding ABC transporter permease yields the protein MAVAVTVPAEPVRRVSARHFVRLKLRVMGNNFRGQGWRIAIFVIGVLVGLWFAASGFLALAAPGFAGEPRYALLTAAFGGGLLVLGWLLLPLVFFGVDETLDPARFALLPLPRRTLVAGLFGAALVSVPVLAVLLAVSGLVVTAAALGGWPAGLVAAVGVVAGLLLCVAASRAVTSAFATMLRSRRVRDLAAVLLAVVAALLGPLQIAVLAAVREADWDRLTGVAEVVGWTPFGAPWTVGVDVAEGRAWAVPVKLLITAVTIGLLLLWWSRSLESAMVGAASAAPAKGRRGPAGGVVAQLFPRALAWTRRDRFGALVSREARYWWRDARRRANLITIAVVGVFVPVMVNLGGPQFAAEDGPDFTAGDSSPVLLSLSMLFVGVLASVTLANQFGFDGSAYAANVVAGVPGRLELRARMTAFSVYVVPMLGVVSVVIALVVGEPGWIGVAGGALLAAYGAGLAINGFVSVLGAYSLPETSNPFAMNTGAGVAKSFLTLLSMVASAAAAVPMVVAAALLGDAWLWLALPLGLAYGLGAALLGSYLAGDVLDRRMPELLATVTPRR